In the genome of Juglans microcarpa x Juglans regia isolate MS1-56 chromosome 6S, Jm3101_v1.0, whole genome shotgun sequence, the window CCCTTTAGGGCCGCACATGGAGGTAAGTTATCAGGCAGTTTGGGACTTGACTCGCTCCTGCATATTGACACTTACGAGGAAGATAGATGTCAGGCAGTCGAGGGCTGACCTACTCTCCACCACAAGAGGGATAAAACAGCTTTTAGACATAACTCATCCCTTCGGTACCTCATGGGGAGGTAAGTGTCTGGCAACTAAGCAATCAGTCTGCTTTTCATCATGATGGAGGCGAGGTAAGTTGTCAGGCAATCGAGAGGCTGGACCCATTCTCCGACGTGAGGGAGGTTGGGCCGCCTGCCCACCTATTAACCCTTacggggaggtaagttgccGGGCAGTTTGAGACTGAACCTGCTCCCATCCATTGACATTAcagggaaggtaagtgttgggtcaggcTGGTGCTAATCCCACTATTCGTCGTGGCAGCGGTCGGGGTAACTTGTCGGACAATTGAGGGGTTGGATCCACTCTCCATCGTGGGAGGGATAATATGGCCTTAAGCCACATCTCTCCCTTTAAGGCCCTGTGGGGAGATAAGTTACCgggcagtttgagactggacTCGCTCCCGTCTGTTAATGCTCACAAGGAAGGTAAATGTCGAGCAACTGAGGGCTAGCCCACTTTCAGCCGCAAAAGGGATAAAGTAGCCTTTAggcttaactcatctcattggGGTCTCGTCGGGAGGTAAGTAGtcggtgatggaaattatgttGTTGGAGTAAGGAGTCAAGATAGGCGAGACGTATTTTATTCCTACAAAACCACACTTTCATTAATAGAGTATACACCATTGACATGAAAATGTAAATTACAAGTCATAAACTTTTCTAGCAATAAAATTTTCGAGGTGCTTGGCATTCCAAGGGTGTGGCAGCTCTTTCCCTTGGGAGTCTCGGAGCCAGTAGGAGCCCGGGCGGTTGTTGCGGTGACCACATAGGGGCCTTCACATCGAGGGCCCAGCTTTCCTTCATCTCGGGTAGTTGTTCTTGTCTGTTTCAGTACGAGATCTCCAATCTTAAATGCCATTGGGCATACCCGTTTGTTGAAACATTGTTATGCTATTCTCTTGTTAACTGTTGTCCTTACTTCTACTTCAAGCTTAACCTCCTCCAGTAAGTTAAGTTGTTCTTCTAATCGTTTGTTGTTGGAGTTGTGCTCGAAGTGTTACACCCAGTAGGTAGGGACCCCGACCTCGACCGGTGGCATCACCTCATAACCGTAAGTGAGAGTGAAGGGAGTTGTTGGGTGTCCTTACTGTGATTGTGGCTCTAGGCGAAGACATCTTGGTGTTCCATGAATAGCTACTGCATGGCGTGCCTCATTTCGAATGTCAACCCACTACCAATCCTATTCATGGCCTCCAGATGGTTTGGGTTCAAGGGAATCAACTTCAGTGGCTCATTTGACTCTACCTTCCTAAGCTCTTGTTTGTTTGAGATCTCTCCAACTGTTGTGGTATGTTCAGGTGGGGGCGGGAGAACGTGGTCATCGCCCAGGGTGTGGACCACATGCACCCTGTCATTCCTTAGCTTTAATTCTTGCATGTAACACTCCCGTGCTAGGCCCTGCTCTCCTCAGATTTCACCCACTCCCCGAGAGGTcgggaacttcatcttcaagtgaTAGGTTGACGTCACCACCCTTAAATTGTTGAGGGTAGATTTGCCGATAATGACATTGTATGATGAAGGAGCCTTTAAAACCAATAAGTTGACCATGACAGAAGCCATACAGGGGGCGCTACCCGCCAAGACAGATAGTGTGATGGTTTCGATCTGCTGGACCATGTCCTTAGAGAAACCCTTCAACGGCATAGGAGCTGGTTGGAGTCGGATAGCATCTATCCCCATTAGGGTTAAGGCTTTCCAGAAGAGGATATATGCAAAGCTGCCGTTGTCGACAAGGATCCTCctagtggtgaagttggcgaccAGTATAGTCACCACTAGGGCGTCATAGTGCAGATAGAGGACCCCCTCCTCGTCTTCTTCTCCAAAGGAGATGGCAGGGGTCAGTTTGCTTCTTCTATATTTGGCGGGGCGATATTCTGCCGAATACACTCTCAATATCTTGCTTGCCTGGTATGCGCCTTCCGACTGGATGAGATCACGCCCCCGCCGACGAATCCTCCCATGATGGTCCTGATTTCCCCCAGCGGCGGTCCTTCCTGACGTGGTGCACGAGGGTGTTCATGCGCACCTTCCCTTTACCTCAGGCTCCTTTCCTTCCTTGGCCTGTCAGCCCTTTTAGCATTTCTTTCCTGTGATCTCCTACTCCACTCTCACTCTGGTCTCCTGGCGAGAGGATACTGCGGCCTTGGTCGCCTAGACtgctctctttcttctttcaagGAAATGCAATTTTCTGTGTTATGAGTGTTGGACTGATGGTAGGTGCAATAGCGGCGACTAGTCTTCTGTAGTCGTCTTCTTTGGCGGCTTGTTGGTCGTCTTTCTGGATGGTGAGTGACGTCCAGTCAAATTGAAACCCCAGACCTCTTTTAGAGGCTTCTTCCCTCATGTTGTCTCATGGTCCTTTCTCTGGCTTCTCGCAAGCTTTATTCTTGGCCAGTGCTTTCCCTTTCCTATCTGTCTATTCCAGTTCTTTTTTCCTTGGTTCGGTCAGGGCTCAGAGTGTATCTTTAGGATTGATAAAGTTGTTGGCTTGATCCATGAACTCCTGCAGCGTGGCAGGAGTTCTCCTTGTCAATTCTACCATGAACTGGGATCGAAGTCATATCCCTCCCAAAAGCGCTGCCGAAGTTATCTACTCGTCTTGATCGGTTGTAATCATGCACTCTTTGTTGAACCTATCTGGATTTCAAACCTTCTTCTTTCCTTTGCTTGATGGTAAGGAGGTACGTTGTAGGgcatcttcttcttcgactCGCCATAAATTGTGTGAGAAACAGACGAGCCAAGTCTCCAAAGCTGTCTATGGACCCGAGTGCCAAGGACCCAGACTATACTCTTACTGGTCCCTTCAAGGTCACTAGGAAAGCTCTACAAGCCACTTCTCTTGGGGAACCATGCAGGGTCATGTGGGCTCTAAAGTTTCCAAGTGTTCGAGGGGGTCTTTGGCCCCATCATACATGTTCATGAGGGGAACTCAGAACTTCGGTGGTAGGGGCACAATCATTACCTCCTCACTATAGGGTAGGCTTGAGTTGGTGAGCAGTTGGTCTACTGATGATGGCGTGCCAATCTTTTTCACCATCTCTTCATATTTCCCTTTGAGGTTACGCAGCTCGTTCTGCatgattttcctttcttcctctgCTTAACCTCCCTCTCCTACATTTTTGGACCCTACGTGTTCGCTGTCGATTGGTCCTGCATCATTCTCTGGTCCGTTGGCGGCTACTCTATAAGTGTCTCAGTGTCTCATTCTTTGAAGGGTCTCCACTTCGGTAGTTAACTTTCCTACCAGTTGTTCCATCACGACGAGCCTTACTTCCATGTTTGTCGACGACATTGCTTCTTCTTGTTCCTGAGTTGTCTGAGAGTGGGTTGTTGTAGGCATACGAAGGACACGTGAAGTCTATAGAGATCACACAAACGGTGCCACTGTTAACATCGTGTTTTGTACACCTTTGGGTCAGGTTCCAGCAATTCGGGTATTGGGCCTTTCACCTGCACACTTAAGAAAACACAGAGAGTGGGGGGCCTTGGTGGAGGCTGGGGAGTCTGATACTTaagtcagtatatctccttTGTAATTTGTGCGTGAGCTTAAAGGAGTCAAAGAGAGTTCTTCGTACCTAAGGTTAGCTTTTATATTAGGTTTCTGGGCGAGGACAACTCATACCTGGCCTCGGGAAAGTTCATGTCACTTCAATTGTTCACTTAGTCAAGatcctttaatgcggcgtggtttcTATGGTAGCGTCATTAATGTAGCGTAGAGTCCAtgagtggtgccattaatgcggtgtggctccCTGACTTACTTTAACCCTGCAGGCATTTTTTGTTAAGTCCCTTCATACCTGCTGTCAGGAGATCGAAGGTTTTATGTATCTCTTGCCCACCTACCCCTACCATTCGCTTTCCCTATGTGTGGGTTGCTTCATGGGCGGGTTTTGCTCATGTGTTAAGTACTATGTAGAGGCCCACTGACTCTTTTGAGAGGAGGGTCGTTGGACTTGATCGGGTTTTCTGACTCACTCCTCTGGAGATCCTCATGGGCTTACTATACGGGCTAATAAGGGAGAAAACCCCATTACAAtaggaataaaatatatagaagaaatatCCGAtagtcattttaattttaagtcaatgcaaaaacaaaagagaattaaatttttaataaaaatataaaatttaacttacttttaatttaatatccaaacaatgTGTATGATGTATTTCTCCACACATTCTCTGCGCGAACTtgtaatgtgaaaaaaaaaaaatcgatggAATTGGGCCAAAGATTTGGGCCGCCAACTTCAAACAAAACCCATCTGCTGGCCCAAACCAACTACTTTCTCCCTTTCCACCCACTCGGACTCGGTATCAGTCTCCACTACAATTTTCAGCTGCCTCCAAGGCTCCAAATCGAAGCGAAACCATGGCAGCGGCTCTAGCTCGAGTCTCGAGGAAAGCCCTGCGCGCAACCCACGCCAGTCTCCTTATACAGCGTACCCTCGCCACCACTGCTGAAGCAGCATCGCCATCGGCGGCACCGAAGAGGATCACGGAGTCGCCAGATCGCGTGTGGTGGGACTACAGAGGGCAGAGGAAGATAATACCGCTTGGTCAGTGGCTCCCGAAGGTCGCCGTTGATGCCTACGTGGCCCCGAACGTGGTGCTGGCCGGCCAGGTTACCGTCTATGATGGAGCCTCCGTCTGGGCCGGCTCCGTCCTCCGCGGTGATCTCAACAAGATTACTGTTGGATTCTGCTCCAATATCCAGGAACGCTGCGTCCTTCACGCCGCCTGGTCCTCCCCAACAGGTTCCAATCCATTCTCTTTGGCTCTGTTGTTTGGTTGCTAAGAAATTGTTGAGGGAAAAAGTGCGTCTTTCTTGGTTAAGGCGTGTATTTTTGTCTTGAGTTTTCTGGTTGAGGATGTATGTTTGTTGGGATTTAAGGATTTTGTTGACGGGTCGTAGCATAAAGTTCGTGAATTTGCTAAATCTGTCGTAGGATTTCATACCTTTGTCGAATGTAACTTTAACTGGAATTTATAGTAGCACAGCTTCCTGGACTCGTATTTAAAACGGCCGGTTGTTAATTggatggaaaagaaaagaaaaaatggaaatttCTTTTTGTCTAATTCGTGATTGTTTGCCTGAAGTAGATGAATAGAGAAAAGAAAGTATGTTTTACATTGAATTTTGAGGTCAAGGATGTATAATTCGAGTTCTGTGGCATTTTTTCAATGCTTCAGTGTAAATTTGTGGATTAAGTGAGCGTGTTGTTCCAACTTTGTTTAAAATTTCATAGCTTCTCTGACAATTGAGTTAGGGTTTATATTGTCATGTTGAAAGACTGAAACTTTCTATTGAAGTAATGAGATGCTGGTTAGTAATATATGGGTCACTTTTTGCTGTCGAGTGGTATGGTAGGGATATCTTTAAAGAGATGTATATTGTGTTAAACATATGCACTGGAACATTTGTTGATCCGTGTGATCATTTTTATTGCCCCTTTCTCTTAGCCTCTCAGAGTTTTGTAGTCACTGCCAGGACCTATTGGgctcattcttttttctttttttttttcatatatatatatatatatatgtcattctTTGGAAATTAGATGGATGTATTGGTTGGTTGTTGGTGTTAAAACATATTTGATGTTGACAATGTTTCTTCACGATTCTTACGGAATTAATCAATTTTGAGGGACATGAATTGAGGTCTGTTTTCAATATGGATATAATTTGACCTTTTTCtgatttctcttttccttttattttctttgttgtaaTGAAGAATCCACAGATCGTGGACGGTTTTCTTTGGATGCTTTTGCATATGTGATAGATTTAGAACATTAATTGGTGTTGTTTCCATTAAAGTCAGTCGATTACCTTAGCTTTTTGAAAGATCTCTAACACCCAAAAGAAGGTTTCCATTACCATTAGAGTAGGGCGGGATGTGAATGATGAACGATGAATTGGAACAGTAGCAGGTGCTGTTTCTTTGAAAGTCGATTGATTACCATAGATTATTGAAAGTCTCTGGCACcctaaactattttttttttataagtaataaattatttcattgataaagaaaataggcatagcccaggtacactggaagtatacatATGAATTCATctatttaagaactagaaacaattacaaggaaatcatggaagttGAGGCCATTCAAATCTAGAGCAATGgcccacaaaaacaaagtcttccagaaaaaactcctaaactcttccaaggagcGCTCATGATCCTCATGAGCCTCTCGTTTCTCTCACACcaaatacactaaaaaataCATATGGGAGTCATCTTCCACACGTCCGCGATCTGTGGTGCTCCAGTGATTCCTCTCCAACTTGCTAACAGTTCCACCACCCTACCCGGCATTTACCCAAGCTATTCCCATTATGCTGAAGAAGTAATTCCAAATATCTCGAGTaaaatcacaatgtaagagtagaTGGTCCGCCGTTTCCCAAAACAATTGttgcttaatttatttatttatttttgataagtaagaaggagttttattcattgaatgaaataggcgaagTCCATGCatacatgaagtatacaaaagaaaacacctaattacattctataaagaagaaaatgaaaacagtaAATCAAGAACAGAATCTCCCTTAAGCACTATAGCTGAAAACCATTGACATAAAGAAAGCACAAAGAATTTCCAGATTTCCTCCATAGTTCGCTCCTTGTTATTAAAACATCTCTTGTTCCTTTtccaccaaatacaccacataagacacaaagGAACTATCTTTTACCCAGCCGCCACTTGAGGAGAATTTTGCATTCCGGTCCAACACACTAGTAGATCCACTACTTtcataggcatcacccaagccatcCCAACTCTACTGAAAACACCATCCCACAGTGCCTTTGGCACCTCGCAGTGTAGTAATAAATGATCCACAGATTTCCCATgtttcttacacatgaaacaccaCTCCATAACAACAAGACCATGCTTTCTCAAGTTAGCAATTGTCAGAATCTTCCCAAGTGATGCTATCCATATGAAAAAAGCGACTTTCAAAGGCACATGTgacctccaaatactcttccaaggaaaaggagaACAATGCTGAGCAGTCAACACCTTATAGTAAGACCATAccgaaaattttttattatccaTATGATTCCATATCATTCTATCTCTCTCATTACCCCCAAACCCCAGTGAGTgtaagaagctgaaaaaatcagAGACCTCGTCAATTTCCCAGTCCTGTACAGCTCTAGTTAAACAAACATCCCACTGCAATATACCATTGGAACGGTTTAACAAATCAGCAACAGTAGCATTCTGATTGGCTGCCAAACGAAAAATAACCGGAAACATACTAGAAAGATCTCgatcaccacaccaaacatcaagcCAAAAACGGAACCTTGAACCCTCACCGGCAgcaaaatttatatgtttaGCAAAAATCTCCCAgccctttctaataaatttccaaagacTCACCCCATAAGCCCCCTTGcctctttagaacaccaacccccccaatCACTTCCATATTTCCAATCTATAACCTCCCTCCACAATGACTCCCCTTCCAATTGATACCTCCGCAACCATTTTCCTAGCAAAGCCTTGTTGAAACTTCTCAAATCTCGAACCCCCAAGCCTCCATTTGAAATGGGAGAACAAACTCTAAACCAACTAACAAGGTGAAATTTAGTCTCACCCAATCCACCCCATAGAAATGTACGAAATAATTTTCAATCCGGTttgccacccctgcaggcaatGGAAATAAGGATAGGTAATAAATTGGGAGATTGGAGagagtacttttgataagagtaACTCTACCCCCTCTAGAAAGATATAAACGCTTCCAACCCTCCAaccttttctcaatcttctcaacTACCCCATCCCATATGGACTTAGCCTTAAAAGACGCCTCCaatggaagaccaagatatttcataggtaaAAAAACAACTTTACAACCCAATAGATCCGCCAAACAGTTAATATTCGCACCTCTCCCACCGGAACCAACTCTGACTTATCCAAATTCACCTTAAGGCCTGAtatagcttcaaaacataataatacaGCCCTTAAGGCTTGAATTTGCCCGCGATCagtatcacaaaaaataagtgtatcatctgcaaaaaggaGATGGGTAAGAGTGATAAAACCATCATACGCATTTTCCACCGAAAAACCGGATagtaaaccccccccccccccctcccccttttttttaaaaaaaaaaagcagcaacCTCCACCGTTTGTCTTAAAGCCTCCATGATAATGACAAAGAGGAAATGGGATAATatatccccttgtctcaaaccgtGAGAGCTATGGAAAAAACCACAAGGATTTCCATTAACTAACACAGAAAACCGAGCAGTAGAGACACAATGTCTAATACATGCacaccacctctccccaaatCCACATCTCCCAAGCATATAGAAAAGGAAgtcccaattcacatgatcatatgcatTTTCCATTTCCAGCTTACAAATAACACCAGGAACACCTTCCTTCAATCAACTATCaagacattcattagcaatcaGCACAGAATCAAGTATTTTCCTACCccaaacaaaagcattttgaggcttagaaataattttctcCACCACCGTACTCATACGGTTAGCAAGAACCTTGGAGATTATCTTATAATCCCCACGTACAAGGCTAATAGGGGGCGGAAATCCTTCAACTCAGAGGCCCCGGCTATTTtaggaatgagagcaataaatGTGGCATTAAgagacttctcaaacttatgataagaaaaaaattcctGAAAAACCTGTATCACATCTTCTTTCAcaacatcccaacaagtttgaaaaaatgctATAGAAAAACCATCCAGGCCAAGGGCTTTTTCTTTAACCATCCCACACACACCTGATAAACCTCATCGTcctcaaatggtctctccaaccaGCTCGCAGAAAAAGGATCCAACGTATCAAAAGCCAACTCATCAAGATTGGGCCTCTGACCAGCTGTTTCAGTTAGAAGTCCTTCATAAAACTGCACAATATGATCTTGAATCACGGAGGGGGTTGAAAGCACACTGTTTCCAGAAAGAAGCAGCTCGATGGCATTATACCGCCTATGTGAGTTAGCCAATCGGTGAAAAAATTTAGTACATTTGTCACCCTATTTCAACCATAGGGCCCTCGACTTTTGCCTCCAAGATATCTCCTCCAACAATAAAATCCTCTCAAGCTTGATCATCACTTCTTTTTCCTCATCAACGCCACCTCATTCATAACTTCATTCTCCTCCCCAACCTCCAACGCATGCAACTCCTCCAAAAGGGAATTTTTCTGATTATCAACATTCCCAAATAGTTGGAGGGATGTGAATGATGTGAATGATGCATGGTAGATTAGAGCATCAGTATGCACAATTTCTGTCAAAGTCTGTTGATTACCTTCATTACTGAAAGATCTCTAACACCAAGAGTTTCTcagagtctctctctctctctctctctctctctctcacacacacacacacacacacacacacacacacatttatgCTCCCACTCACCTTCATGGAGTGGCCAATTGTTGACTATTAGCCAAGTATGTAGGCAATAGATCTCACCACTAGAACTCGATTCAATTTGGGCTTTCTATTTCCTGAAAAATCATGTGTTTGGGTGCTTGATTGGTACTTGTACTTGATGTAATCTGTGCTAAGCCCATCGGTGAGTCTTGGAGTTGACTCATGGTTGTGTCCTGGTTTAGTTTTCTTGATGCACATCACAATCATGGAACTATTAAAGTTCTCCATTGTGTTTGCTGTTGTTTTATTGTTAGTCATCAACTTCCCTGGAGCTGGCACTCCTAGCTGATTCTCTCACTTTTATACTTACAAAAGTCATCTTCTCAAGTTTCGAAAGTGTATTACGTCGTATTCTTCTAAGTTGAGACTGGCTTTGGTTAGATTCTTCTTTATCGACAGGAAACACGCAACTCATAAACAACTATAAACTTGGTGAAGGTGTGATTTGATCCTAGGTCCCAGCAGT includes:
- the LOC121237303 gene encoding gamma carbonic anhydrase-like 2, mitochondrial is translated as MAAALARVSRKALRATHASLLIQRTLATTAEAASPSAAPKRITESPDRVWWDYRGQRKIIPLGQWLPKVAVDAYVAPNVVLAGQVTVYDGASVWAGSVLRGDLNKITVGFCSNIQERCVLHAAWSSPTGLPADTSIDRFVTVGAYSLLRSCTIEPECIIGQHSILMEGSLVETHSILEAGSVVPPGRRIPTGELWAGNPARFVRNLTHEETLEIPKLAVAINDLSKEHSSEFLPYSTVYLEVEKLKKSLGISI
- the LOC121236635 gene encoding uncharacterized protein LOC121236635, whose translation is MREEASKRGLGFQFDWTSLTIQKDDQQAAKEDDYRRLVAAIAPTIRRTAAGGNQDHHGRIRRRGRDLIQSEGAYQASKILRVYSAEYRPAKYRRSKLTPAISFGEEDEEGVLYLHYDALVVTILVANFTTRRILVDNGSFAYILFWKALTLMGIDAIRLQPAPMPLKGFSKDMVQQIETITLSVLAGSAPCMASVMVNLLVLKAPSSYNVIIGKSTLNNLRVVTSTYHLKMKFPTSRGVGEI